TAATAAGATGAATCTATGTTGGATCATACCTAAAGGAGTATCTACCAACACTGCATTATAAAGTTCAGCTGGTGTAGCTGCTACATGAATTGCTTCCATTTGTTCGAAACTGCCAAGGGGATGGCACTTAGGAATTAATTCTGAGATCGGTCTTTGATGCAAAGTACCcgtaatcaacaaaataatattatcaatCATATAGCTATATGTGATGAAGTCTAAAAATTGTGACAAAGGCTCAACAGAATGATTGCGCATATGTTGAAACTCTACAACAAGTTTCTCTCTCAGTTTGTCATCAATGACACTAACAGAGAGCGGTGATGGTTCGTTAGCCAAGAAAGTGCCATAATCTGTACCAGCCAAATGCAGTTTTAGATCTATGAACAAATGAAACACGCAACAAATGAATATACCAAGAATAGAATAAACACTGGACCACTGAAAAGCAATTGATCTTTCACACAAAACATCATTGTCATACAGAATTTACCTTCAAGGGTCTCGCATTGTACAAGATTGAGATAATCGTTTTGCTGGAGAATCCCACATTTAAATCCACGACAAAGCCCTTCCAAATACCCTCCATCGATATTGAACATACAACCCTTCATGTTGGAGGATCGTTTATTACAATTTAAAACCACCACACTGACCGAAACACGGATCCGTCAAAATCGAAATCGGACTCGCCCTTTTCCGTGACGATCATATGACTGCTCGACGAGAAGTTTATCACGAACTACGAAAAACTGGAACTAATTATAGATGGCAGCTTATCAGTCTCGAATGACTATCGAACATTTGAATTTTAGAGAGTGTTCCATCCAATCTTGATTCTCCAATTAATTCTTTGAAATCAATTTAATAATTAACTAAATCAACGGAAAGTACTTTACGTGTGGCTATTATCTGAATATTGAGATAAAAGATTATAtcctaaaaattatattttctacattATTTTTTACCAATCGACCAACCAATAGTTATTAAAATGTTATTGTTGCCATTATCATTTGATAAGAAGTAAGTAGATACACTTGTTGAATTTTGAGTTAAATCTGCTATAATCAAACAttcttataaattataaataaaaacaaatataCAGACTAATTATTACATACTTTATTCGGGTATTTGGATTTAAGTCCAGATACTTGAGTACTTAAGCTTGAATTTTGTATCTAAATCTgagttataatgaatattttaaatatttagatattCTGGTAATATTAAAAGTTCTAGTTCATAGCCTGTTTATCAAGTTTATTTGCGTGTTTCCTGGATAGCTGTGCAATCATTATAAACGATTATGTGTTAGGTCACAGAGTGATGTTGGGCTAACTTTTGTGTATTGTGCGTGCGATGGATGACGCATATCAGTAGAACGTTATTTCACAGAGATACGCTTTGTGTATGTGTACctgtaatgtattttatctgccttgttattcttgatatattacgaactgtgaattgattcgcCATAGTGTACATTTATTAAATCAGTATGTTTGGGAAGAAAGAGAAGACGAAACGTCAAACACGACCTGCTGGTAGCCTTGCTCAGGTATCGTCTCATAATATTTTTAACCTTACTTTTTAATCAGTCAGACTTTTACTAAACACGATATTTCTACGAAAGTTTGGGATCTTCGAGGTTCCCGAAAGCATAGATGATCTAGGTAAGAATTTTATGGATAATGATGATGATGACGACGACTTAGAAGCTGAATTAGCAGCATTGACAGCTGGTGATGACATTAGACCTAAACGCAGAGGTAGGAATTTAGTTCAATTTTACATCTAGATATCGTCTATTTTTCTAATGTACACTTGTAGAATAAGATAACATTTTGTAGCACCTAGGAAACCAGGTACTGATGCAAACTTGGATAAAATGATAGCCGAAAGTCTGAAGGATCCAGATGAAGAAGTATCTGATGGGGAGGATGATCCAGAATTATTGGTATAAGTTCTTTCTTTATTTGTTTTTCTTATTAGTTAGATAAATGTATTTAAAGTAATTTTAGATATTTCATATTGCTTTAGAGTGAACTTCAGATGATCACAGGCAATGAATCTTCTGAGAAAGGCTCACCTGTAGAGGAAGAAGATCCAGGAACAGAGAGCGTGGAAAACCCTGAACCAGAAGGAGGAAATTTACCTATGGAGAGTATAATAAACTTAATAGAAGAAAGATTGAAACTTTACCAAATTGCTGAGAAGAAAGCAAAACAAGAAAATGAATCAAGTAGAGCGAGAAGATTTAATAGGGGCATTAGAACTCTTAAGCAGTTATTGCATGATGCCCAAACAGGAAAGACTATTAATGAAGCAGACATTCCACCAGAATTACCACCATCAGCTACTTCAGAATCAACACCAAAAGTATCCGAAGATAAAGTAGAAGAAATGACAGGTATTTTATCTAAAATAATTATGCCTTCTATATTGTTTCCTATTTTTTACTATATATATGGTTTTCAGAGCATACTAATGTGTCTGCTGAAGCTGATACTCCGGCTCCTGAAGCTACTCCTTCAGAACCTGCTCCAACGAAAGCTATAGATGAAGAAGCATTAAAGCTATTAAAAAGTAGACAGCAAGAATATAAAATCGCCGCATTAGCATGGAAAAAAGCTGGCAATATGAAGGAAGCACTTCAGTGTGTAAGTGTAGCAAAACAGTTTGATATAGTCATTGCTGCAGTAAATGGAGGGGATACAGTTGACTTGTCAGACATGCCACCATCTCCGAATACTCCTGACTCCAGTAATACTGCTGCTACCAAAGAACCTGAGAAGGTAGAAAATGAGGTACAAAAACAGGCGCCTTCAGAAATTCCATCTGCAGGTAAAGTTTCAAAAgcatttgaaagtttaaaaaacTATTTCAAATTCAAATGATTATACTCTTAATGTTCTGTCATACATAGAAGCATCAGAAACAAAGCCAGCTGGTCCAGAAAATTTAGAGCTTGCTCTCAACCAACGTCTCGAAGTGTATAAAAAATCGAAAATGGCTGCAGAAGCTGAAGGAAATTCTTCTAAAGCACGAAGATATGGTCGTatctgcaagcagtttgaagatGCCCGTAAATTGCTAGCTCGCGGAAAACCTGTTCCTTTGGATGAATTGCCAACTCCCCCTGGTTTCCCGCCACTTTCAGCTCCTCCACAACCTAGTGCACCtgcaccagaagcagaaaagacTGAAACGCAACCGGAACCAACACCACAGGCTGCTCCAGACtctgaacaatcaggagacaaaaGTACAAGTCCAAAGAGTCCTGTTTCTCCTTCGAGAGTACAAATAGGTATGtaatcaattttttaaaagtatATAACACTATTAATTATCATTTTATCTTActaataattcatattttacttgtaGGAAGAAAACAAAATCAAAAGACGTCACGTGCGGATAAGCAATTGACGTTCTTGCAACAGCGTCAACATGAATTGAAGCAAGCTGCCCTTGATGCAAAAAAAGATGGAGATATAGAGTTGGCACGCACTTATTTGAGACAAGCGAAAGGAATTGATCCACTGATAGAAGCTAGTAAAGCTGGATTACCTGTTGACATGAATTCCATACCTCTGTCCCCTCTTGCGAAAATGGAACTCAATGCTGATAACATAGCTGGGCAAGTTGATGATAGTTTTACGTTGATAAGTAGTCAAGACTGTCTAGAAGAGGCAACGGGCACGGATGAACAAATTTACGAAAACCTTGAGTCTCAATTAATGAAGCAAATCAAGGTATGGTATATGACATACATTTTTACTGATTTTTTAATAAAGTGCATGTACTAAGTGGTTGTAAAATTGTATTGCAGTGGTGTTTATGTACGAGAgatcactcgaaggcgttgggAGATGTACCTGGATACAATAGGTGGGAACGACTTGCTTTGGGTTATAAACGAGACT
The sequence above is a segment of the Calliopsis andreniformis isolate RMS-2024a chromosome 3, iyCalAndr_principal, whole genome shotgun sequence genome. Coding sequences within it:
- the L(2)gd1 gene encoding lethal (2) giant discs 1 isoform X2: MFGKKEKTKRQTRPAGSLAQFGIFEVPESIDDLGKNFMDNDDDDDDLEAELAALTAGDDIRPKRRAPRKPGTDANLDKMIAESLKDPDEEVSDGEDDPELLSELQMITGNESSEKGSPVEEEDPGTESVENPEPEGGNLPMESIINLIEERLKLYQIAEKKAKQENESSRARRFNRGIRTLKQLLHDAQTGKTINEADIPPELPPSATSESTPKVSEDKVEEMTEHTNVSAEADTPAPEATPSEPAPTKAIDEEALKLLKSRQQEYKIAALAWKKAGNMKEALQCVSVAKQFDIVIAAVNGGDTVDLSDMPPSPNTPDSSNTAATKEPEKVENEVQKQAPSEIPSAEASETKPAGPENLELALNQRLEVYKKSKMAAEAEGNSSKARRYGRICKQFEDARKLLARGKPVPLDELPTPPGFPPLSAPPQPSAPAPEAEKTETQPEPTPQAAPDSEQSGDKSTSPKSPVSPSRVQIGRKQNQKTSRADKQLTFLQQRQHELKQAALDAKKDGDIELARTYLRQAKGIDPLIEASKAGLPVDMNSIPLSPLAKMELNADNIAGQVDDSFTLISSQDCLEEATGTDEQIYENLESQLMKQIKWCLCTRDHSKALGDVPGYNRWERLALGYKRDFDMLRVRKRDALPPPQHHYETKTYAIVQSCTDLSDNDIEISIIRGVNYSKDADTYVIFEFPYPSDSPPSDRTATIKGTCNPEYQAVFPLIGIIDRSRQCQRVFKRHALKCQVWAKGGFFRSDSLLGTVAVKLQPLETLCVLHDSFPLMDGRKPTGGKLEVKMRLRNPILTKQIEQITDKWLIIDH
- the L(2)gd1 gene encoding lethal (2) giant discs 1 isoform X1 — protein: MFGKKEKTKRQTRPAGSLAQFGIFEVPESIDDLGKNFMDNDDDDDDLEAELAALTAGDDIRPKRRAPRKPGTDANLDKMIAESLKDPDEEVSDGEDDPELLSELQMITGNESSEKGSPVEEEDPGTESVENPEPEGGNLPMESIINLIEERLKLYQIAEKKAKQENESSRARRFNRGIRTLKQLLHDAQTGKTINEADIPPELPPSATSESTPKVSEDKVEEMTEHTNVSAEADTPAPEATPSEPAPTKAIDEEALKLLKSRQQEYKIAALAWKKAGNMKEALQCVSVAKQFDIVIAAVNGGDTVDLSDMPPSPNTPDSSNTAATKEPEKVENEVQKQAPSEIPSAEASETKPAGPENLELALNQRLEVYKKSKMAAEAEGNSSKARRYGRICKQFEDARKLLARGKPVPLDELPTPPGFPPLSAPPQPSAPAPEAEKTETQPEPTPQAAPDSEQSGDKSTSPKSPVSPSRVQIGRKQNQKTSRADKQLTFLQQRQHELKQAALDAKKDGDIELARTYLRQAKGIDPLIEASKAGLPVDMNSIPLSPLAKMELNADNIAGQVDDSFTLISSQDCLEEATGTDEQIYENLESQLMKQIKWCLCTRDHSKALGDVPGYNRWERLALGYKRDFDMLRVRKRDALPPPQHHYETKTYAIVQSCTDLSDNDIEISIIRGVNYSKDADTYVIFEFPYPSDSPPSDRTATIKGTCNPEYQAVFPLIGIIDRSRQCQRVFKRHALKCQVWAKGCSLNPFLCCTHPSGFFRSDSLLGTVAVKLQPLETLCVLHDSFPLMDGRKPTGGKLEVKMRLRNPILTKQIEQITDKWLIIDH